GCCAACCGGTGGTGTTTCACATCTTCGTCCGAGACCTCCGGGCATAGCCGTCATCGCCGACCGACGCTCTAGTAGATATCGATGTCAAGGATCGACATGTAGTGCACGTCGATCCACCGATCTTCGAACCGCAATGCGTCCCGGCCGGTCCCTTCGTGGGTGAAGCCGACCTTCTCGTAGACGTGACGTGCGCGTGGGTTGAAATCGTAGACCTCCAGCGAGATCCGATGCAGACCTAGTGATTGCAGGCCATACCGGATGATCATCCTCGTTGCCTCGGTGCCGAGACCCTTGCCGCGACCGTCCGGGCCGATGAGGGTCCGGAAGCCACAGGACCGGTTCTCTTCGTGCAAGTCCTTGAGGACCACTTCACCGACCATGGCTCCGGTCTTCTGCTCGATCACGGCGAGCACTAGTCGGTCGTCTGAGGTGCTCCACTGCTGGTAGATCGCGCGAAGGGACTCTACCGACCAGGGTGATTGTTGTGGGGTTCTGGAATGGACCGAACCTGTCAGGACCGCGATGTCAGGGTCTTGGATCAGCCGGTGGATCACTTCTGCGTCTTGGCCTTGGATCGGGCGTAGCCGGACGCGGGTTCCTTCGAGTGTTGGTTTGTGGCTGAAGATGGTTTCCACTTGGTTATTTTCTCACGGGCTCTTCCCCGGTCCGGGAAGGGCTAAGTTGGCAGGTTCTGAGGCACCTACGGGCTTGGAGAGACTGAAGTTCAATTTCCCGCAAGCGAGTATTAGCGGGTTCATCTGGCCAGACTTGTGGCTTCACAAGCTCCCAGAGTCCTGGACCAGTAGTACTGGTGCATACGTCAATGCTTCGAGACGACGCTTGAGCTCGTCGTAATTATCGATCGAAGCTGCAGGCTCGGTGGAGACGTTGAAGTCGGAGCGGATGCTCCGCACGTCGTCGCGAACTTTTTCGGCCTCAGCTCCGGTGTCCTCGAGTTGGGCAACGATGTCTTCGAGGAGCTGTTGAACGTCGCCGCGCCGCGCTTTGGTGGGATGGTCCTTATGAAAGTTGCGACGCAGACGGTTTATGGTCTTGCTAGTGCGTTCTCGAGTGTTCTTGCGCTCGGGTTTGCCACACTTGTAGGGCGCGTCACGGTGACAACTATCGGTGCGGAAAACCCAACGCGCCCCCGAATAAAACCAAGCAACTCATCCCATTTCAGCGAGAAGGCGGGCTGCCAGATCATCGTTGGCCTGTGCCCATGCGTCCACCATCGAGTGGCCACCATGGCCTTCGCCCTCGTCGATAATCAGGCGGCTGCCTGGCCACCGGCGATGGACTTCCCATGCGGTGCGCAAAGGTCCACTGACGTCGAGCCGTCCGTGGATGAGCACTGCGGGAATGTCGGTGAGCCGATCCATTCGGTCCAGCAGCGGTGGATCGCAGAATCCGTCATTGGCCCAGAAGTGCGTGGCCAGGGTGACGAAGTTCTGACGGAACTCCTGATCCTCCCACCGCGGGTCACGCCGGAACCCTCCGGCTCCGATGGCGATGTGGGCGTCTTCCCAGCGGGCCCACGCCTGCGAGGCGGCGTCCCGCACATCCGCGTCGGAGTGGCGCATCAGCTGCCGGTAAGCCTCAACCAGTCGCGTCTCCCCGCGTCGATAGCCACATCCGGACCGCTCGGCGTGCTGGACGAAGACCTCCCACTCCTCCGGGTAGAGGGCCCCGACGGCCTCGGTGATCCAGTCGACCTCCCAGCGTGATGTGGTGGTCACTGCCATGGCGACGACGCTGCTCACTCGATCCGGATGTGCCTGAGCGTAGGCGATGGCCAGCGTCGACCCCCAGGAGACGCCGTTTAGCACCCAGTGTTCGACCTTGAGATGCTCACGTAGCTCCTCGAGGTCGGCGATCAGTCGGGCGGTCGTGTTGGCTTCCAGGTCATGATCCGGGTCGCACGCGAGGGGGACTGACTTGCCGCATCCTCGCTGGTCGAGACCGATGATACGGAATCGGCTCGGGTCGGCTTTGGTCAGGTAGCCACGACTGCCCAGGCCTGCACCCGGTCCGCCGTGCAGGTAGAGCAGTGGGATTCCGTCCTGGGTGCCGGACTCCTCCCAGTAGATGCCCTGACCGTCGCTTGTGGTCAGTAGGTCGGAGGCAGCGGGCCGCGTTTTCTCATACACGGGGTTCAGCCTAGAGCGTGGGAGTTAGTCGTTTTTCTCTACCGGGGCAGTTCGTGGTTCCGGAGGTCGGTCGCCACCCCGGCAGACGGAGGGCCGACCGACCCGTTGGGTTCGTCGGTTATTCGTCTTCGCTCAAAGTAGAACAATCTCGTCCTCCGAGAACCAGTTGTTCTCGATCGCGAAGGCG
The nucleotide sequence above comes from Nesterenkonia halotolerans. Encoded proteins:
- a CDS encoding GNAT family N-acetyltransferase — its product is METIFSHKPTLEGTRVRLRPIQGQDAEVIHRLIQDPDIAVLTGSVHSRTPQQSPWSVESLRAIYQQWSTSDDRLVLAVIEQKTGAMVGEVVLKDLHEENRSCGFRTLIGPDGRGKGLGTEATRMIIRYGLQSLGLHRISLEVYDFNPRARHVYEKVGFTHEGTGRDALRFEDRWIDVHYMSILDIDIY
- a CDS encoding alpha/beta fold hydrolase, which encodes MYEKTRPAASDLLTTSDGQGIYWEESGTQDGIPLLYLHGGPGAGLGSRGYLTKADPSRFRIIGLDQRGCGKSVPLACDPDHDLEANTTARLIADLEELREHLKVEHWVLNGVSWGSTLAIAYAQAHPDRVSSVVAMAVTTTSRWEVDWITEAVGALYPEEWEVFVQHAERSGCGYRRGETRLVEAYRQLMRHSDADVRDAASQAWARWEDAHIAIGAGGFRRDPRWEDQEFRQNFVTLATHFWANDGFCDPPLLDRMDRLTDIPAVLIHGRLDVSGPLRTAWEVHRRWPGSRLIIDEGEGHGGHSMVDAWAQANDDLAARLLAEMG